DNA from Gemmatimonadales bacterium:
TGTGCGCGCCGGCGTCGGAGGCATCGATCCGGCGCACGAACGACCGGAGCACGGCGAGATCGCGATCCGAGGCCACGGTTCCCGGCATCGCCGCCCCCGCCGTCAGGTGAGCCGCACCGCCTGCAGGATCGCGCGCAGCGACGCGAGATCCGGCACGAGGAGGAAGTGGCCGCGCAGCGCCTCCGCTTCGGCCTCGAACTGGAACTGCGTCTCCACGCACAGCACGTAGTCGCGCTCGCTGCCGAAGTCGAGGTACGCGGAGGTGATGACGGCCGAGGAGAGGTCGACCAGCAGGCTCGGCACGGACGGCAGCAGCATCATCCCCATGAACGACGACAGCGCGCTCATGAAGGCGCCGCACAGGATGTTGCCGGCCTCCTTGAGGCTGGACTGCTCGATGGCCCCGAACTCGGTGGTGGTGCCCGGCGCGCGCCGCAGCAGCAGGTCGCACAGCCGGCGGGCGGCCGCCTCCGGGAAGACGAGCAGGGTGCGCCCGGTGAGGTCGCCCATCATGTGCAGCAGGATCGCGGCGACCACCTGCGGCGGCTCCCCGAGCACGCCCGCCACGTCCTCCAGCCGGGTCACCGTGATCTGCGGCACGGTGATCATGATGCGCCGGTTGGTCATCTGCGACAGCGCGGTGGCGGCGTGCCCCGCGCCGATGTTCTCCACCTCGCGCAGCGCGTCGAGCTGCAGAGCCTTGAGATCCCGAATGTCTTCCATCGCGCTCCCCGTCTAGATCAGACCGCCGGCGTCCAAGATCAGCGCCGGCGCCCCATCGCCGAGGATGGTGGCGCCGCTGAACACGGGCACGGCCCCGCGCGGGAGGTCGAAGGGCCGGACCACGATCTCCTCCTGCCCGAGCAGCGCGTCCACCACCACTCCGGAGCGGCGCTCGCCCATCGCGAGCACGATCACCGGCTGGCGGGGCGGCCGCGGGCCCGCGTGCGGCACGCCGAGGCGCTCCCACAGGCGCACCAGCGGCACCATCTGCCCGCGCAGCACCAGGACCTCCTTGCCCTGGAGCAGCTGGACCTCGCCGCGCCGCGACTCCACCATCTCCACCACGTGGGTGAGCGGCAGCGCGTACGTCTCGGTGCCCACCCGGGCCAGCAGCGCGCGCACGATCGCGAGCGTGGTGGGCAGCCGGAGCGTGAAGGCCGTCCCGCGCCCGTCCTGGGACTTCACCTCCAGCGAGCCGCCCAGCGCCCGCACCGTGGTGACCACGGCGTCGATGCCCACGCCGCGACCCGAGATGTCCGTCACGTGCTCGGCGGTGCTGAAGCCCGCCAGCGCGATGAGGTGCGCGAGCGTGTCGTCGTCGCTCAGCTGCTCGACCTCGTCCGCCACCAGCCCCAGCTCGCGGGCGCGGCGCAGCACCCGCGCGCGGTCGATGCCCCGCCCGTCGTCCGCGACCCGCACCACCACCGACGAGCGCTCGCGCTCGGCCGCCAGCACCAGCTGCCCCAGCGGCGGCTTGCCGGCGGCGGCCCGCTCGGCGGGCGGCTCGATGCCGTGGTCCACCGCGTTGCGCAGCAGGTGCACCAGCGGGTCCGCGATCTCGTCCAGGATCACGCGGTCGAGCTCGATCTCCTTGCCCTCGACGCGGAACGCGACCTGCTTGCCCATCTGGCGGGCGAGGTCCCGCACCATCCGCGGGAAGCGGTCGAACACCTGCCACACCGGCACCATCCGCGCCTGGAGGATCTCGCTCTGCAGCGACGCCGACAGGCGCCCGACGTCGGTCGCCACGTCGGCGAGATCCGGCTCCGCGAACCGCCGCGCCAGGGCGTCCAGGCGGCCGCGCGCGATGACCAGCTCGCCGATGAGGTTCATCAGCTCGTCGAGCCGGCGCAGGTCCACCCGGATGTGGCGGGCGCGCCCCGCCTCGGCGGCGGACTCGGCCGCCTCCTCGACGACCTCCACCGTCTCCACGTCGCCGGCGCCGCGCAGCGCCGCCTCGATCTCGGGCGCGCCGGTGCGCGTGTCGAGCCGGAACGCGAACCGGCCGTCGAAGTCCTCCGCCTCCATCGCGCCGGGCGGCGGCTGGACGCCGTGCACGGCGCCCAGCGCGGCCGCGCGCGCCAGCACCAGCAGCGCCCGTGCGCCCTTGAGCGCGGCGTCGGCGGCGAGCGCGACGCGGACGCTGCGCCCCGGCCCCGGGCCGGGCCCGCCCGCCGCCGGCGCCGCGGGCTGCGGCGCGGCCGCGCCGGGGGGCGCCGCCTGGGCCACCGCGGCGTCGAGGTCGGCGGCGAGGCCGGCCAGCGGCGCGGGGTCGTCGCGGCCGGCCACCGCGGCGGCCACCGCCCGCTCGAGCGCGTCGGCGGCGCGGAACAGCAGGTCGAGCTGGGCCGGCGTCACCGCCGCGCGCGCCCGCCGCACCACGTCGAGCAGGCTCTCGGTGCGGTGGGCGAGGTCGGCGACGGCCGCGTAGCCCATCGTCGCCGCCATCCCCTTGAGCGAGTGGGCGGCGCGGAACACCCCGTCCACCGGCTCGCGCGCGGCCGGGTCGCGCTCCCACTCGAGCAGCAAGTGGTTGAAGGCGGTGAGGTGCTCGCGGCTCTCGCTGAGGAACAGGTCCGCGTAGCGGCTGACGTCCATCCTATCCCAGCACCCGCTGGACCGCCTCGAGCACCCGCGAGGGCTGGAACGGCTTGACCACGAAGTCCTTGGCGCCCGCCTGGATGGCTTCCACGACCAGGGCCTGCTGGCCCATCGCGCTGCACATCAGGATCTTGGCGTTCGGATCCTGCTTGACGATCTCGCGGACGGCGTCGATCCCTCCCATGTCGGGCATCACGATGTCCATGGTGACCAGGTCGGGATTCAGCTCGCGATAGCGCTCGATGGCCTGCAGTCCGGTCTCGGCCTCGCCCACCACCTCGTAGCCGGCCCCGGACAGGATGTCGGATATCATCGTCCGCATGAAGATCGCGTCGTCGCAGACGAGGACTCTGTGGCCCACACCCACCTCCTACGGCAGCAAGGGCTCCAGCAAGACGTCGGTCGCGAGTTCTACGAAGGTCTGGCCGCCAGAGGCACCGACGGCTCGCACCAGGTCCGGACGGACGCCGGGCAGGGACGCGCGATCCTGCAACGCGGTATCGGCCACCGTCACGAGGTCGAGGACCTCGTCCACCGCGAGACCCACGGGGCGGGCGTGCCGGGTGACGAGCACCAGGCTCCCGCCTGCCGACTGCAGGGCGGACCCCACGCCGATCGCGCGGCCCGCATCCACCACCGTGACCAGGGTGCCCCGGACGTTGACGAGGCCGCGCACCGCGGCCGGAGCGCCCGGGATGCGCGTCGGCGGCATGTCCGGCAGGATCTCCAGAACCGCGCCGGCTTCGACCGCGAACACCTGCCCTCCGGACCGGAACAGGAGCAGCTTACGGGCGGTCATCCCACGCACCGAAGGCGAAGAAGCCAAGATACTCCAAGGGTTTAGGGACAGCAAGCAAATTCGCCTCACCGAGCGCGACGGCGAGCGCCGGCCGCAGATCGGCGGGCCACTCCGACCTGAGGTCGAGCGGCGCGCCGCTGGCCGGATGGGCCAGCCGCAGCCAGGCGGCGTGGAGGGCCTGGCGGGGCGCGGCACGGGCGAGCTGCTCGGCGTCCTTGGCCGTGGCGTCGGCGCGGCGCTGCTCGGCGCCGCCGTACACGCGGTCGCCCACCACCGGGTGGCCGATCGAGGCGAGATGGACGCGGATCTGGTGGGTGCGCCCGGTCTCGAGACCCGCCGCCGCCAGGTCCGCCGCCACGCCGCGCGCCACCGCCCGCACGCGCGTCACCGCGCGCCGGCCGCCGGCCGCGACCGTCATGCGCTTGCGGTCGCCGGGGTGGCGCGCGAGCGGGGCCTCGATGCGCCGCGCCGCCGCCCCGAGGTGGCCCCAGACGAGGGCCGCGTAGCGCCGCTCGATGCGCCGCGCGGCGAGCGCGTCACCCAGCCGCTGGTGCGCGCGCTCCGTCTTGGCCACGACCAGCAGGCCGGAGGTGTCCTTGTCGAGGCGGTGCACGATGCCGAGGCGGCCGGGCGCGCCGCCGTCCAGCCGCACCCCGCGGGCGACCAGCGCGTTGACCAGGGTGTCGTCCCAGTGGCCGGGGGCCGGGTGCACGACGAGGCCGGCGGGCTTGTCGATCACCGCGAGCTCCTCGTCCTCGTAGACGACCGTGAGCGGAATGTCGGCCGGGGCGAGCTGGCGCGGGGCGCGCGCGGGGAAGACGACCGAGACGACGTTCCCGCGCTCCGGCTCCGCCGAGGCGCGCGCGGGCCGCTCGTCGAGCAGCACCGCCCCGTCGGCGATGAGGCGGGCGGCGGCGGTGCGGGAGAGTCGAAGCTGGTCGGCGAGAAACCGGTCGAGGCGCTCGGCGCGGAGGACCGCGACGGAGAAGCGCGTCGCCGGGGGCAACGGCACGGGCCGCTACACGCCGGGCGGGGGCGAGGTTCCCGGCTCGGTCGCGGGCGCGGGCCCCTTCTTGCCTTCACCCCACAGGGACAGGGCGAGGGCCACCGCGCCGCAGGTGACCGCCATGTCCGCGACGTTGAAGGTCGGCCAGCGCAGGGCGCCGACGCCCACGTCGAGGAAGTCCACCACGCCGCGCGCCGAGCGGACGCGGTCGATCAGGTTGCCGAGCGCGCCGGCGCAGATCGCGGCCAGCGCGTACAGCCGCAGCCAGTCGCCGGGCCGCGTGGAGCGGAGCATCGCGACCAGCACCACGATCGCGGCGATCGACAGGCCCATGAAGATCCAGCGGGAGTGGTCGCCGAGGTTGAGACCGAAGGCCGCTCCCGAGTTGTAGACCAGGCGGAGCTGGAGGGCGTCGCCGACGAGCCGCACGCCGAGGTACGGCGGCAGGGCGCGGACCGCCACCAGCTTGGTGACGAGGTCCAGCGCGACGATCACCGCGACGGTGAGACCGAAGCGGCGCCGCTCAGTGACGCTTGCCATTCTCCTCCTTCTCCTTGCAGCGGATGCACAACCGGGCGTGCGGCAGCGCGTCGAGGCGGTCGAAGGCGATCTCCTCGCCGCAGCTCTCGCACTTGCCGTACTTGTCGGGCGTCTCGTACAGCCGGCGCAGCGCCTGGTTGAGGTGCCACAGGAAGCGGCCTTCCTTGGAGGCCATCAGGAACGCCTTCTCGCGCTCCATCGCGTCGGTCCCCTGGTCGGCCATGTGGAAGGAGTAAGAGGAGAGGTCGCCGTCCGCCGCCTGCAGCGTGGCGTTGAAGCTCTCGTCGTAGTGGCCGATCTCCTTCATCGCCCGGGCGCGCTCCTCCAGCAGCCGCTTCTCGAAGTGCGCGAGCTGTTTCTTGGTCATGATGCCCTCTCCCTGCGTCGTCGAGCTCAGCCGGTGCGGCGCACCGCGAGCCGCGCCCTGTGGCCGTCCACGTCCAGTTCCTGCACGAGGTCGGCCGCCGGCGCCTCGTGTCCGACCGTGAGGGCGAGCGCCAAGGTTTCCCCCGCAATGTAGTCGGCGTGCCGCCGGGTCGCCTCTTCCACCGGCCGGTCGCCCTTGACCCACAGCTCGATCCGGTCCGTCACCCGGTAGCCGGCCTCGCGCCGCAGCCGCTGCACCCGGCTCACGACCTCGCGCGCCAGCCCTTCCTGGCGCAGCTCGTCGGTGAGCATCGGGTCGAGCGCGGCGACCACGCCGCCGTCGGCCCGCACCACCACGTCGCCGCGCGCCTGCCGGTGCACCACCAGGTCGTCGGGCGCGAGCGCGTGGCGCTCGCCGTCCACCTCGACCGTCACCGGCTCGCCCGCCTCGAAGCGGGCCACGTCGTCCGCGGACAGGCCCCGGATCGCCTCTGCCACCGCGGGCGTCGTCTTGCCAAACCGCTTTCCGAGGGCACGAAAGCTAGGGCGCGCTTCCAGCGTGACAAGGTCCGTCCCGCGGGTCACCAGCTCGACCAGCTTGACATTGACCTCCGACCGCAGTAGGGGCACCAGCGCGTCGAACGTGGCGCGCTCCACGTCCGGGGGAACCGCGGCCAGCAGCCGCGCCAGCGGCTGGCGCACCCGGATGCCGACGTCCTCGCGCGCGCTCCGGGCCAGCGAGGCCAGGCGCCGCACCACGTCCATCGCGCGGTCGAGCCGCGCGTCGTCCACGCCGGGCGCGGGCACCGGGAACGGCGCCAGGTGCACCGAGCCGCCCAGCAGCGCCCGGTGCAGCGCGTCGGACAGGAACGGTGCCGCCGGCGCCAGCAACCGCGCGGTCACGACCAGCGCCTCGTGCAGGGTGGCCAGCGCCGCCGGGTCCGCCTTCCCGCCCGGCACCCAGAAGCGCGCGCGGTTGAGGCGCACCCACCAGTTCGACAGGTCGTCGACCACGAAGGCGAGGATCGCCCGCGTCCCCGCCGTGACGTCGTACCCGGCCCACGCCGCCTCGACCTCGCGCACGGTCCGCGCGAGGCGCCCCAGCAGCCACCGGTCCACCAGCGGCCGCGCCGTGCGCACCGGGTCGGCCGCGGACGGGCGCCAGTCCTCGGCGTACAGGGGGAAGAGGTTGTAGCTGTGCCGGAGCTTGTCGAGGGCGGCGCCCGCCACGTCGGGGATCGCCGACTCGTCGAACCGCTTGGGGAGCCACACCTGGCTCGCGGCGAGCAGGAACAGCCGCACCGCGTCGGCGCCGACCTTCCCGATCACCGCCATCGGCTCCACGACGTTGCCCCGGCTCTTGGACATCTTCTGGCCGGCGGCGTCGAGGACCAGCTCGTTCACCACCACGTTCCGGTACGCGGCCTCGTGGAACACGCCGGCGGCGATGGCCAGCAGCGAGTAGAACCACCCGCGCGTCTGGTCCACGCCCTCGGCGATGAGGTCGGCCGGGAACTGCTCGCGGAACTCGCGCTGGTGCTCGAACGGGTAGTGCCACTGCGCCACCGGCATCGCGCCCGAGTCGAACCAGGCGTCGATCACCTCGCTCACCCGGCGCATCGTGCCGGCGCACGCGGCGCACCGCCACGTGAAGGCGTCGATCCCCGGCTTGTGCGGGTCGAAGTCCGCGGGCAGGGGCTGGCCCCACCGGTCCGCCAGCGCGCCGTAGGACCCGATCACCTCGACGTGCGCGGCCTCGCGGTCGCACACCCACACCGGCAGCGGCGTGCCCCAGAAGCGGTCGCGCGACAGGGCCCAGTCCACGTTGTTCTCGAGCCACTCGCCGAACCGCCCGCTGCCGATCTCCGGCGGGTGCCAGCCGATGCCCCGGTTCAAGGCCAGCAGCCGGTCCTTGATCCGGCTGGTCAGGACGAACCATGATTCGCGCGGGTAGTAGAGCAGCGGCGTGTCGCAGCGCCAGCAGAACGGATAGGTGTGCTCCACCGTCTCGCGCGCGAGCAGGTGGCCTTCGTCCTTCAGCCGCTGGATGATCGCGGCGTCGGCGTCCTTGACGAACACGCCCTCGATCGCCGGCCAGCTGGTGCCGCGGAACTTCCCGCTGGCGTCCACCGGCACCGCGTAGGCCAGCCCGCGCTCCCGCGCCACCACGAAATCGTCGGCGCCGAAGGCCGCGAGGTGCACCAGGCCGGTGCCGTCCTCCGCGGTCACGAACGGCGCGGCCACGACCAGCTGCCGCTCCCCCGCCGGCCGCGGCACCACTTCGAGGGGCAGCCGGTAGCGGAGCCCCACCAGGTCGCGGCCCTTGATCCGCCGCAGCACCGGGTGCGCGGAGAGCGGCTCGGCCTCGCCGCCCGGACGCACGAACGGCGCGCGCGCCTCGGCCAGCACGAGACGGCGGCCCCTGACCTCGACCTCCACGTAGTCGAGGTCCGGGTTCACCGCGATGGCGAAGTTGGAAACCAGCGTCCACGGCGTGGTGGTCCACACCAGCAGCGCGCGGTCGGGCTCGCCCTCCACCGGGAACAGCACGGTGACCGACGGGTCCTTCGCCGTGTCGTAGCCCAGGGCCAGCTCGTGGCTCGAGAGCGTGGTGCCGCAGCGCGGGCAGTAGGGCAGCACCTTGTGCCCCTTGCCCAGCAGCCCCTTCTCGTGGAGCTGCCGCAGCAGCCACCACACCGACTCGATGTACGGCGCGGTGTAGGTGACGTACGGGTGGTCGTAGTCCAGCCAGTAGCCGATCCGGTCGGAGAGCGCTTCCCACTCCGCCTTGTACTTCCACACGCTCTCGCGGCACAGCCGGTTGAACTCGGCCACCGAGACCTTCGCGCCGGGCCCGTCGCCGATGTCCATCTTCCCGCCCAGGCCGAGCTGCCGCTCCACCTCGATCTCGACCGGGAGGCCGTGCGTGTCCCAGCCGGCGATGCGGCCCACCCGGCGGCCGTGCATCACCTGGAACCGGCACACCAGGTCCTTGATGGTGCGGGCCACCACGTGGTGGATGCCCGGACGGCCGTTGGCGGTGGGCGGGCCCTCGTAGAATACGAACGGCGCGCCGCGCGCGGTGCGGCGCTGCGTCTCGTGGAACAGGTCCTCGGTCTTCCAGCGCGCCAGGAGCTCCCGCTCCAGCGCGTCGGGGTCGGCGGCCGCGAGCGGCCGGAAGCGGTCGGCGCTCACGGGCGCAGCGGTCGGGGCGCGCGCGGCGCGGTGGCACTCGTGCCGGGGCCGGATCGAGCGGGCAGCGCGACGGACGCCTCCGCTGCGGGTCGGGGCACGCGCGGCGCGCTCACGCGGCCAGCCGCTCCACCACGCCGCGGATCAGGGCCGTGAGCCGCGGCTCCGCGCCCGCCGCGGTGCGGATGATCCGCTGGATGTCGGCGGGCTCGAGCGCGTCGGCCAGCCCCATGTCGGTGACGATCGAGATGCCGAGCACCCGCATCCCGCCGTGGACGGCGACGATCACTTCGGGCACGGTGCTCATCCCCACCACGTCGGCCCCGATGTGGCGCAGCCAGCGGTACTCCGCGCGGGTCTCGAGGTTGGGCCCGCCCACCGCGGCGTACACCCCCTCGCGCAGCGTGATGCGCTGGGCCAGCGCGACGCTCCGGGCGAGGGCGGCGAGCTGCGGGTCGTACGGCGCGGACATGTCCGGGAAGCGCGGGCCCTCGCGGTCGTCGTTCGGACCCACCAGCGGGTCGTCGCCGAGCAGGTTGATGTGGTCGGTGAGCATCACGAGGTCGCCGGGCGCCCACAGCGGGTGCAGCCCGCCGCAGGCGTTGGAGACGATCAGGATGCGCGCGCCGAGCGCGCGCATCACGCGGACGGGGAACGCGATCTGCCGGAGGCCGTAGCCCTCGTAGCGGTGGAACCGCCCCGCCATCGCCACCACGGCGCGGCCGCCCAGCCGGCCGCACAGGAGCCGGCCGGCGTGCGACTCCACCGTGGAGAGCGGGAAGCCGGGGATGTCCTGGTAGGGGACCTCGGCCTCGAGCGCGATCTCGCGTCCCAGGCCGCCGAGGCCCGTGCCGAGGATGATCGCCACGTCCGGGGTGCGCGCGTAGCGCGCGCGCACCGCGTCCGCGGCCCGGCCGACCGCATCGTCGCTCACTCCTCGACGATGTTCTTGATCCACTTGGGGGAGGACTTGCGGGCCTCGCGGGCCCGTTCGGCCTCGCCGGCATCGGCCGGCTGGATCGCGCCGGCGACCTTCCCGTACGGCGACGGCAGCGCATCGGCCATCGCGTCCAGCTCCGCCTTCTGCCGCTCCACCAGGCTGCGCAGCGCCGCCAGGTAGGCGTGGTGCTGGCGGCCCAGGTTCTGGGTCGTCGCCTCCAGCCGCTCGATCTCGCGGCGGGCGCGCTCCAGCCGGCGCTCCCCTTCCGCCTCGGCCTCCCGGACGATCATCTGCGCCTCGCGCTCGGCCTGCTCGCGCGTCTCGGCGCGGAGCTGCTGCGCCGCCACCAGCGCGTCGTTCATCGCCTTCTCCCGGTCCCGGAAGGCGACCAGCTGCTCCTCCTGGCGCTTGAGCTTCTCCTCCAGCGCCATGCGCTCGCGCACGACGCGCTCGAGCTCGTCCGCCGCCCGGGCCCGGAAGTCGTCCACCTCCGCCGGATCGTAGCCGCGCATCGCCTTCCGGAATTCCTGCTTGCGCAGGTCCAGCGGCGTCAGTCGGAACACGTCGTCGGTCATGACGCACGCTCCCCGAAGAGAATCGTCCCGAGGCGCACCATCGTCGCCCCTTCCTCCACCGCGATCTCGAAGTCGCCCGACATGCCCATGGAAAGCTGGCTGAGCGTTGCGAGTCCCGAGTTGCGAGACACACGATCCCGCAGCTCCCGCAGCCCTCCGAACACCTGGTGCTGCACGGCCGCCGGCGCGCCGTACGGGGCCATCGTCATCAGGCCGAGCAGCCGCAGGTGCGGCAGCCCCGCCGCGTGGGCCACCAGGGCCGGCGCCTCGTCCGGCAGGGCGCCGTTCTTCTGCGCCTCCCGCGCCACGTTCACCTCGACCAGCACGTCCTGCACCCGGCCGGCCGCGGCCCCGGCCGCCTCGAGCGCGTCGGCGAGCCGGATCGAGTCGAGCGAGTGGATCAGCGCGAAGCGCCCGACCACCAGCTTGACCTTGTTGCGCTGCAGGTGGCCGATCAGGTGCCAGCGCGCCGGCCCGTCCGGCCACGCCGCCTGCTTGGCCAGCGCCTCCTGCACCCGGTTCTCGCCCAGGTCCGCCAGACCCGCCGCCACCGCTTCGCGCGCCCGCTCAAGGGGGTGGCCCTTGGTCACCGCCACGATCCGCACGTCCTCGGGCGAGCGTCCCGCGCGCACGGCCGCAGCCGCGATCCGGGAGCGGACGGCCGCAATATCCATCAGCCTTTAAAGGTAACTAGTGCTGGGACTGGAAGTTAGGCCTGGGGTTTGGCGGGTGGGG
Protein-coding regions in this window:
- a CDS encoding YggS family pyridoxal phosphate-dependent enzyme, whose amino-acid sequence is MDIAAVRSRIAAAAVRAGRSPEDVRIVAVTKGHPLERAREAVAAGLADLGENRVQEALAKQAAWPDGPARWHLIGHLQRNKVKLVVGRFALIHSLDSIRLADALEAAGAAAGRVQDVLVEVNVAREAQKNGALPDEAPALVAHAAGLPHLRLLGLMTMAPYGAPAAVQHQVFGGLRELRDRVSRNSGLATLSQLSMGMSGDFEIAVEEGATMVRLGTILFGERAS
- a CDS encoding chemotaxis protein CheC codes for the protein MEDIRDLKALQLDALREVENIGAGHAATALSQMTNRRIMITVPQITVTRLEDVAGVLGEPPQVVAAILLHMMGDLTGRTLLVFPEAAARRLCDLLLRRAPGTTTEFGAIEQSSLKEAGNILCGAFMSALSSFMGMMLLPSVPSLLVDLSSAVITSAYLDFGSERDYVLCVETQFQFEAEAEALRGHFLLVPDLASLRAILQAVRLT
- a CDS encoding chemotaxis protein CheW, whose product is MTARKLLLFRSGGQVFAVEAGAVLEILPDMPPTRIPGAPAAVRGLVNVRGTLVTVVDAGRAIGVGSALQSAGGSLVLVTRHARPVGLAVDEVLDLVTVADTALQDRASLPGVRPDLVRAVGASGGQTFVELATDVLLEPLLP
- a CDS encoding response regulator, with the protein product MGHRVLVCDDAIFMRTMISDILSGAGYEVVGEAETGLQAIERYRELNPDLVTMDIVMPDMGGIDAVREIVKQDPNAKILMCSAMGQQALVVEAIQAGAKDFVVKPFQPSRVLEAVQRVLG
- a CDS encoding chemotaxis protein CheA codes for the protein MDVSRYADLFLSESREHLTAFNHLLLEWERDPAAREPVDGVFRAAHSLKGMAATMGYAAVADLAHRTESLLDVVRRARAAVTPAQLDLLFRAADALERAVAAAVAGRDDPAPLAGLAADLDAAVAQAAPPGAAAPQPAAPAAGGPGPGPGRSVRVALAADAALKGARALLVLARAAALGAVHGVQPPPGAMEAEDFDGRFAFRLDTRTGAPEIEAALRGAGDVETVEVVEEAAESAAEAGRARHIRVDLRRLDELMNLIGELVIARGRLDALARRFAEPDLADVATDVGRLSASLQSEILQARMVPVWQVFDRFPRMVRDLARQMGKQVAFRVEGKEIELDRVILDEIADPLVHLLRNAVDHGIEPPAERAAAGKPPLGQLVLAAERERSSVVVRVADDGRGIDRARVLRRARELGLVADEVEQLSDDDTLAHLIALAGFSTAEHVTDISGRGVGIDAVVTTVRALGGSLEVKSQDGRGTAFTLRLPTTLAIVRALLARVGTETYALPLTHVVEMVESRRGEVQLLQGKEVLVLRGQMVPLVRLWERLGVPHAGPRPPRQPVIVLAMGERRSGVVVDALLGQEEIVVRPFDLPRGAVPVFSGATILGDGAPALILDAGGLI
- the ileS gene encoding isoleucine--tRNA ligase, which translates into the protein MSADRFRPLAAADPDALERELLARWKTEDLFHETQRRTARGAPFVFYEGPPTANGRPGIHHVVARTIKDLVCRFQVMHGRRVGRIAGWDTHGLPVEIEVERQLGLGGKMDIGDGPGAKVSVAEFNRLCRESVWKYKAEWEALSDRIGYWLDYDHPYVTYTAPYIESVWWLLRQLHEKGLLGKGHKVLPYCPRCGTTLSSHELALGYDTAKDPSVTVLFPVEGEPDRALLVWTTTPWTLVSNFAIAVNPDLDYVEVEVRGRRLVLAEARAPFVRPGGEAEPLSAHPVLRRIKGRDLVGLRYRLPLEVVPRPAGERQLVVAAPFVTAEDGTGLVHLAAFGADDFVVARERGLAYAVPVDASGKFRGTSWPAIEGVFVKDADAAIIQRLKDEGHLLARETVEHTYPFCWRCDTPLLYYPRESWFVLTSRIKDRLLALNRGIGWHPPEIGSGRFGEWLENNVDWALSRDRFWGTPLPVWVCDREAAHVEVIGSYGALADRWGQPLPADFDPHKPGIDAFTWRCAACAGTMRRVSEVIDAWFDSGAMPVAQWHYPFEHQREFREQFPADLIAEGVDQTRGWFYSLLAIAAGVFHEAAYRNVVVNELVLDAAGQKMSKSRGNVVEPMAVIGKVGADAVRLFLLAASQVWLPKRFDESAIPDVAGAALDKLRHSYNLFPLYAEDWRPSAADPVRTARPLVDRWLLGRLARTVREVEAAWAGYDVTAGTRAILAFVVDDLSNWWVRLNRARFWVPGGKADPAALATLHEALVVTARLLAPAAPFLSDALHRALLGGSVHLAPFPVPAPGVDDARLDRAMDVVRRLASLARSAREDVGIRVRQPLARLLAAVPPDVERATFDALVPLLRSEVNVKLVELVTRGTDLVTLEARPSFRALGKRFGKTTPAVAEAIRGLSADDVARFEAGEPVTVEVDGERHALAPDDLVVHRQARGDVVVRADGGVVAALDPMLTDELRQEGLAREVVSRVQRLRREAGYRVTDRIELWVKGDRPVEEATRRHADYIAGETLALALTVGHEAPAADLVQELDVDGHRARLAVRRTG
- a CDS encoding TraR/DksA family transcriptional regulator; the encoded protein is MTKKQLAHFEKRLLEERARAMKEIGHYDESFNATLQAADGDLSSYSFHMADQGTDAMEREKAFLMASKEGRFLWHLNQALRRLYETPDKYGKCESCGEEIAFDRLDALPHARLCIRCKEKEENGKRH
- a CDS encoding purine-nucleoside phosphorylase, which gives rise to MSDDAVGRAADAVRARYARTPDVAIILGTGLGGLGREIALEAEVPYQDIPGFPLSTVESHAGRLLCGRLGGRAVVAMAGRFHRYEGYGLRQIAFPVRVMRALGARILIVSNACGGLHPLWAPGDLVMLTDHINLLGDDPLVGPNDDREGPRFPDMSAPYDPQLAALARSVALAQRITLREGVYAAVGGPNLETRAEYRWLRHIGADVVGMSTVPEVIVAVHGGMRVLGISIVTDMGLADALEPADIQRIIRTAAGAEPRLTALIRGVVERLAA
- the lspA gene encoding signal peptidase II, whose protein sequence is MASVTERRRFGLTVAVIVALDLVTKLVAVRALPPYLGVRLVGDALQLRLVYNSGAAFGLNLGDHSRWIFMGLSIAAIVVLVAMLRSTRPGDWLRLYALAAICAGALGNLIDRVRSARGVVDFLDVGVGALRWPTFNVADMAVTCGAVALALSLWGEGKKGPAPATEPGTSPPPGV
- a CDS encoding DivIVA domain-containing protein encodes the protein MTDDVFRLTPLDLRKQEFRKAMRGYDPAEVDDFRARAADELERVVRERMALEEKLKRQEEQLVAFRDREKAMNDALVAAQQLRAETREQAEREAQMIVREAEAEGERRLERARREIERLEATTQNLGRQHHAYLAALRSLVERQKAELDAMADALPSPYGKVAGAIQPADAGEAERAREARKSSPKWIKNIVEE
- a CDS encoding RluA family pseudouridine synthase, yielding MPLPPATRFSVAVLRAERLDRFLADQLRLSRTAAARLIADGAVLLDERPARASAEPERGNVVSVVFPARAPRQLAPADIPLTVVYEDEELAVIDKPAGLVVHPAPGHWDDTLVNALVARGVRLDGGAPGRLGIVHRLDKDTSGLLVVAKTERAHQRLGDALAARRIERRYAALVWGHLGAAARRIEAPLARHPGDRKRMTVAAGGRRAVTRVRAVARGVAADLAAAGLETGRTHQIRVHLASIGHPVVGDRVYGGAEQRRADATAKDAEQLARAAPRQALHAAWLRLAHPASGAPLDLRSEWPADLRPALAVALGEANLLAVPKPLEYLGFFAFGAWDDRP